One window of Globicephala melas chromosome 2, mGloMel1.2, whole genome shotgun sequence genomic DNA carries:
- the GANC gene encoding neutral alpha-glucosidase C isoform X4 — protein MDAAEKEEISVEDEAVDKNIFKDCSKIAFYRRQKQRLSKKSTYRALLDSVTEGKESTRFQIINEAAKPVCKFSLVATLLAASPRMQGYL, from the exons ATGGACGCAGCTGAGAAAGAGGAAATCAG tGTTGAAGATGAAGCTGtggataaaaacattttcaaagactGCAGCAAGATTGCTTTCTACAG GCGTCAGAAACAGCGGCTCTCCAAGAAGTCTACCTATCGGGCATTACTAGACTCAGTCACAGAAGGCAAAGAGAGCACCAGGTTCCAAATCATCAACGAAGCAGCTAAG CCTGTTTGCAAGTTTTCACTGGTGGCAACACTTCTGGCAGCTTCTCCAAGGATGCAGGGATATCTCTGA